TTTACGTCAACAACAAATAACGCTTTTGGTAATCCTGGCATATCTTGAATTCCTGCTAAATTTTTAGATAATTTATCTAATTCTTTTCTTAATTTAGAAGCTTCTTTTTTTGTATAAGAGTTATCTAATACACCTTCTACTTCCATTTTAGTTAATTCTTTAAGTCTTGCTATTCTTCCTTTGATAGTTCCAAAGTTAGTTAACATTCCACCTAACCATCTATTATTTACATAATACATTCCTGCTCTTTCAGATTGTTCTTTTATTGTATCTTGAGCTTGTTTTTTTGTACCAACAAATAAAACGTGCCCACCTTCAGCTGCTATATCTCTTACTACTGAATAAGCAACCTCAATTTTTTTCAATGATTTATGTAAATCAATTACATGAATCCCATTTCTTTCTGTAAAAATATACTTTTTCATTTTTGGATTCCATCTTTTTGCTTGATGTCCAAAATGAACTCCTGATTCTAACAATTGTTTCATTGTAACTACTGCCATTTTTATTCCTCCTAGTTTTTGGTTAATCTTCCGCTAATCTTGAAAACTGAACAACTCAAATGAGCACCATGTTCAGAAATAATTAGCGTGCTTTTTATAGCATTTTATTTTATCATTTATCATTTATGTTGTCAACCTTATCCTTTGATTTTCTTACTCTTTTTATATAAATAACTCTATTTTTTTATATTTATCACATTCTGTTTCTAAAAAATTTATTGATTTTTCCAATGGATTTCCTTTAAATTCTCTTCCATTAAAATTACATATTTTTATGCAGGCACAACATTGAATACATTTTTCAACATCAACTATTCCTGTATTTTCTTTGGAAATGGCTCCAGTGGGGCAAACCTCAGAGCAAACATTACATCCTTTACAATTTTCATTTGGTAAAGGAGCAATATTCTTTTTTTCTCCATCTTTTTTATAAGGTCTATTTCCTGGAACTTCTATGTTTTCAATTGTTTTAGCTTTTTTTATTTTTTCAACAATTTGTTTCCCAAAATTAAAGGCTTTTTCTGTGTCTTCCTTATTTGGACGCCCTGTAGCTACTTTATCAGTGTAAGAATGTTCTCCTAAAAATGCTCCTGCTCCAACAACTTTAAATCCATTTTCCACAAAAATGTCTTTCATTTCTATTAATGTATCATCATAATGTCTATTGCCGTATACTGCTACTAAAACAATTGGAGTTTTATTTCCTTTTATTTTACTTAAAGCCTTTCTAACAACTTTTGGAGTTCTTCCAGCATAAACAGGTACTCCCACTATAACTAAATCCTTTTCAGAGAATTTATAGTCCTTTACATCTTTTTCCACAAAGGTTAAATCCTTATCATTTATTTTCAAATTTGTTCCAAGGGCAATATTTTGAACAACAGTTTTTGTTGTTTGGGTAGGACTAAAATAAAAAACATTTACAGTTTGAATTTCCTTACACATTTTTGATCATCTCCATAAATTTATTGTTTGTATTCTAAAATTGAGTTTATTGATTTTTCTAAAATCCCTGATAAATATGCTAAAATTAATCCATAATTTGTAATTTCAACATTTTCTTCTTCACACTCGTTAATTCTAATCTCCATATTTTTTTTTGTAATCATGCAAGCTCCACAATGAATTACTAAATCATACTTTTTTAGATCTTTCGGGAAATCTTTCCCAGCTGAAAAACTAAAACGAAATTTTTTCCCTGTTTTTCTTTCTAATAATTTAGGAATTTTTACTCTTCCTATATCTTCGTGGGAAGTATTATGCGTGCAATTTTCAGATATTAAAATTTGAGCTCCATCTTTCAAACTATTAATTTTTTCTATTCCTGAAATTAATTTTTTTAAATCTCCCTTTTGCCTAGCGAAAATTATAGAAAAACTAGTTAAAGGAAATTTATCATTGACCATTTTATCAACTTTTTTAAATATTTGAGAATCAGTTATTATCAAAGAAATATCAGTTCTTTTCTTTTCATTTAGTATCTCTTCTAATTCTGTATCTCTACAGACTATACTTTTAACTCCCTTATCTAAAGCTGCTCTCAATAATTGAACTTGAGGAAGAATTAACCTTCCCTTTGGAGCTTCTGAATCTATTGGAATGACCATAACTATAGTATCTCCATAACTTGATATTCCATCTAATAATCCTGGTTCTGATTCTAATACATTTAAATTTTCCAACAATATTTCTTTAAAATTTAAAATAGAACTTCTATCATTTGTATTTACAAAGAAACAATTTTTAATTAATTTTTTTATTTCTTTCTTTTGTATTAAATTTAACTTTTCTTCTCTTGTTACAACATTTATATATGGAATTGAGTATTTCTTTAAAATTAAAATATTTTCATTGTATAATTTTAAATTAAAATTCCTTCCATCAATAACGTAAATAACGAAATCTGAACTTCTGATTTCTTTTATCGTTTTTTCTGTTCTTAAAGTCCCTAATTTAGAATCATCATTAAAACCAGCTGTATCTATAAATAATACAGGGCCAAAAGGTAAAAATTCCATAGCTTTTTTTACAGAGTCTGTAGTTGTTCCTTTTACATCTGAAACTATTGATATTTCTTGATCTGTAATTGCATTTAGAAGTGAAGATTTCCCAGCATTTGTAGATCCTATTATTGTTATTTTAAATCTATTTGAATTTGGAGTGGTCTCCATTCTTTGACCTCCTTTTTATACTTCTTTTAAAAAAGATAACTCTACTATTCTTATTCCATCAACAGCTGCACTCATTATTCCTCCAGCGTATCCTGCACCTTCTCCTATTGGATATAATCCTTTTATATTAATTGATTCCCCTTTTTCATTCCTTAAAATTCTAACTGGAGATGATGTCCTTGTTTCAGGAGCTATTAAATTGGCTCCTTTTGATATGAAAATTTTACTTTGTTTTCCCCAGTGTAATAAGGCTTTTTTCATATTTCTTGTAATTACTTCTGGAAATAATTTATTTAAATCATAAGAAACTTTTTTCATTTTATAACTTGTTTCTATTTGAG
This genomic stretch from Fusobacterium sp. IOR10 harbors:
- the rpsB gene encoding 30S ribosomal protein S2; translation: MAVVTMKQLLESGVHFGHQAKRWNPKMKKYIFTERNGIHVIDLHKSLKKIEVAYSVVRDIAAEGGHVLFVGTKKQAQDTIKEQSERAGMYYVNNRWLGGMLTNFGTIKGRIARLKELTKMEVEGVLDNSYTKKEASKLRKELDKLSKNLAGIQDMPGLPKALFVVDVKKEALAVAEASHLGIPVIAMLDTNVDPDLINYPIPSNDDAIRSVKLMTTLMANAVIEGKQGAEEKAAEAKALTEEVSENGAAK
- a CDS encoding EFR1 family ferrodoxin (N-terminal region resembles flavodoxins. C-terminal ferrodoxin region binds two 4Fe-4S clusters.), coding for MCKEIQTVNVFYFSPTQTTKTVVQNIALGTNLKINDKDLTFVEKDVKDYKFSEKDLVIVGVPVYAGRTPKVVRKALSKIKGNKTPIVLVAVYGNRHYDDTLIEMKDIFVENGFKVVGAGAFLGEHSYTDKVATGRPNKEDTEKAFNFGKQIVEKIKKAKTIENIEVPGNRPYKKDGEKKNIAPLPNENCKGCNVCSEVCPTGAISKENTGIVDVEKCIQCCACIKICNFNGREFKGNPLEKSINFLETECDKYKKIELFI
- the hydF gene encoding [FeFe] hydrogenase H-cluster maturation GTPase HydF, with translation METTPNSNRFKITIIGSTNAGKSSLLNAITDQEISIVSDVKGTTTDSVKKAMEFLPFGPVLFIDTAGFNDDSKLGTLRTEKTIKEIRSSDFVIYVIDGRNFNLKLYNENILILKKYSIPYINVVTREEKLNLIQKKEIKKLIKNCFFVNTNDRSSILNFKEILLENLNVLESEPGLLDGISSYGDTIVMVIPIDSEAPKGRLILPQVQLLRAALDKGVKSIVCRDTELEEILNEKKRTDISLIITDSQIFKKVDKMVNDKFPLTSFSIIFARQKGDLKKLISGIEKINSLKDGAQILISENCTHNTSHEDIGRVKIPKLLERKTGKKFRFSFSAGKDFPKDLKKYDLVIHCGACMITKKNMEIRINECEEENVEITNYGLILAYLSGILEKSINSILEYKQ